ATCTCATGCAAGGACCTATACAATGCGACAAAGCCATATTGTATACATACTAATATATAAAAATATCGGCAAGCAGCGAGTTATTACACCGCATATATATAGGAGATATTTATAATAAAAATTGATTTGTCTCTTAAAAGAATAGCCTCACTTGTAAACGGTATTAAAATAGCTACATTCTCAAAAAGATTGTTATAATAGTAAAAATTTGAAGGAAAACTTATTATACTATGTATATGTTTGCTTTTCCACAAATTGAACGCAGATGCTCAGTGAATAGCAGGGATGCGTATATATGTACGGCGCTGAACAGATAATTCCCGGGACAATTATTGCAGGTTCTGAGCTTGAACCTATAGAGGGATATGTTTGCATACATAGAGGAGTAATTACAGAGGTTGAAGAGGAACGTACACACTCTAAAAACATAATAGCTCCCTGTTTTGTCAATGCTCATACTCACCTTGGAGACTCGGTATTCAAGGATCCTCCTCTGGGAAAAGTTTCGGGATACCGGACTCAAAAAGACCTTGATGCTCTTGTAAAACCTCCTGACGGATTAAAACACAGGATTCTAAGAGAAACACCATACAAAACCCTTATCGAGTGCATGAGAAAGTCCCTACTGGATATGATAGAAACCGGAACCTGTGCTTTTGCGGATTTCAGGGAAGGAGGGGTTGTGGGAGTATCAGCCCTGAATAAAGCTCTCGAAGGACTTAAACTTCATCCCATGATACTGGGTAGACCTGCTGAACCGGAATTGCCTCTTCCGGTTGTAATGGCTGAAGTAAGAAGGATTCTTTTGCATTCCTCCGGACTTGGTATTAGCGGGGCGAACGACCTTGATCTCGAACTGCTTGAGAGTATTGCTGCCTGCACAAGGCAGTACAGAAAATTCTTTGCAATCCATGCAGGAGAGAAAGATGCGAGCGACATAGAAGAAGCGTTATCACTCGAACCGGATCTTCTGATTCATTTAACAAATGCTACAAAAAGAGATCTTGAATATGTGGCTGATGCGAAGATTCCGGTTGTTGTCTGCCCCAGATCTAACCTCATTACAGGAGCCGGAATGCCGCCTATTGCTGAGATGCTGGAGGCTGGAATAAGAGTAGCTGCGGGAACGGATAATGTAATGTTAAATTCTGTAAATATGTTTGCTGAAATGGAATTTATGTCTAAGGTTTTTTCTATTGATGATAGGCAAGTATTTAAAATTTGCACACTTAATGGTTCTTTTGTAATGGGGCCTGATTCTACGGGTTCGATACAAAAGGGGAATAAAGCTAATCTCATGATCCTGAATGGAAGTTCAAATAACCTTGCAGGGATAAAGAACCCAATAAGTGGAATCACAAGGCGGGCAAGACCCGATGATATACTATCGGTACTTCATTCGTAAAGCAATTGGAGAACAAATATGGTGAGCGAATTTTACCGGAATATAGTGATTGCAACAGATGGATCCGAGAACAGTCAGAGAGCTGTTTCTTACGGTATTGAGCTTGCAAAACTTAGCGGAGCCACAGTTCACGCTCTTTACGTAGTAGATACAACTCCTTTTTCCTCGATACCTATGGATGCGGGCTGGGAAGAAATGTATGAAGCCCTGAGAAGAGAGGGGGAAAAAGCGACATATGAGGTTAAGAAACGCGGAGATGTCTCAGGGGTTGAAGTGAGAGAAGTTCTGCTGGAAGGTCATCCGAGCAAGGAGATTACAGATTTTGCAGAGAATAATAATGTTGACCTGATAGTTGTAGGTACTCTCGGTAAAACCGGGTTTGATAGATTTCTGATGGGAAGCGTTGCAGAGAAAGTAGTTAGAGGCTCAAAAGTCCCGGTCCTGGTAGTCCGGAGTGAAAAGCAAAGTTAAGATTTTTCTATCAACTGGAAGCCTTTTTAGAACAGATATACAAGAAAAGAAAACCAGGATTAAGCATATACAAAGGTGTGATCACATGCCAAAAAACATCTTCATTGAAGATATCATGGTAAGGGACGTAGCATGCGCAACCCTTCCAGGTTCAAGGGATGAGGTTCTTAAAATTCTTAAGAACAAACACATTTCAGGAGTACCAGTACTTAAAGATTCTAAAGTTGTAGGAATTGTAACCAGAACAAACCTTTTACAGAACCCTGAAGAAGAGCAACTTGCCCTTCTTATGACACGGGATCCGATAACAATACCCCCTGGATCGGATCTGCAGACTGCCGCACGCCTGCTTTTGAAACATGGCATAAGAAGACTTCCGGTAGTGGATGATGGTAAGCTTGTAGGACTCGTTACCGTGGCAGATCTTGTAGGCGCAATTGCAGACATGAACATTGATATTCCAATTAAGGACTATGTAGAGAAGGAAGTCGTTGCGATTTACAGTGAGACTCCCCTGCCTGTTGTTGCCAGGATTATGGAGCTTGCAGCCGTCAAAGCTGTCCCCGTGCTGGATGCAAACCTTGAGCTCGTAGGAATAATCTCGGACAGAGATATTATTGCTGCCAGCATAATTGAAGATAGTGTAGAGATGTCAGATATGTCTTCAGGTCTGGACGATGATGCCTGGACCTGGGAATCAATGCGAGATACCATGAGCATTTATTACAGCGTGTCAAGGATTAAGGTCCCCAACTTGATTGGACGCGATGTAATGATCAAGGAGCCGATTACAGCTACATATATTTCATCTGTCAGTGACTGTGCACGAAAAATGAAGCGCAACCGGATTGACCAGATTCCAATTATTAATTCTAACCGCAAGCTTCAGGGGCTTTTGAGAGACCATGACCTTTTGAAGCCGCTGATAGAAATGGAATAAACTCAAACAAAAACCTGTTTCTAAAAATCGTTAAATCCTTTAACGAGGCAAAAAAGCCAGGAAACATTAAATTATTCAATACTTTCCACTCAGGAAGCACTCTGCTGAAAGATGCTTCCTATAAAACTTTTTTCAGGAGCCAGAAAAATGGAAAAACCTTTTATTTTCATTAATTCTGCTATGTCAGCCGACGGCAAACTTTCAACAAAGGAAAGGAAACAGGTCAGGATCTCCGGAAAACTTGATTTTGAGAGAGTGGACGAACTACGAGCTCAAGCAGATGCTATTATGGTAGGAATAGGGACTGTCCTTTCAGACGACCCAAGCCTGACCGTAAAATCTCAGGAAAGAAGGGCAGCCAGGAAAGCCGCCGGAAAAGATGAGAACCCAGTAAGAATTGTTGTAGACAGCTCAGCAAGAACTCCATTAGATGCCGACATTTTCAAAAAAGGGGAAGGAACAAGAATTATTGCGGTTTCAAACTCTGCGCCTGCCGAAAAGGTAAGAAAACTGGAAGAAAAAGCTGTTGTTATCAGAACAGGTACAGAGAAAGTTGACCTTGAGGAGCTTGTAAGAAAATTAAAGGAAATGGGCATAAAAACAATTATGGTAGAGGGAGGGGCAACCCTGAACTGGGGTATGCTCTCCGCAGGTCTTGTTGATGAGATATATACTTTCGTTGGAAATCTGATAATAGGAGGGAAAACAGCTCCAACCTTCACGGATGGGGAAGGTTTCACGGAAGCCGAACTTCTCGGACTTGAACTGCTTTCAGCTGAAAAAATCGAAGACGGTATACTCCTTAAATGGAAGGTTAAAAAAGGGAATTGAATTTTATTTCTCTCTCATTTATTTTCCTTTCTTTTATTTCTCTCTCATTTATTTTCCTTTCTTTTATTTTCCTCTCTTTTATTTTCCTTCCTTTTATTTCTCTCTTCTATTTTCCTTTCTTCTTACCTTATGACTTAAACAAATAGTATCAATTTTATCAAAAATAAATTTCTTAAAAGCTTCGAAGTACCTGGTTTTGAAATAGGAATCTCTTCCAGAGTGACCAAAAACTCTAAGTGTTCAATCGAATTTACCGTCGATTTTTATACGACATTACATTCTTTCAGCATGAATATATAACTCCGAGGTCTTATTCTTTATAATCAGTATAATTATTTAGTGGATATGAGGACACAGTACCAAAGTTCGTAATAAATATAAAATTGAAAATTACTGGATTTTGGGACAGAGTCTATATGATGGAGACCTGAGAAAGAAATGCAGTTTAAATATGGATTAGATGACAAACCTAAAGGATTGGAAATAATTATATACGGTTTGCAATGGTTTGTAGTGAGCATCCCGGCTCTGTTAATTATAGGAAAGCTAATTGCCACAATGCAATATAATGATCTTGGTCAGCAGATCATATATATACAAAAACTTATTTTTGTCACTTCCATTGTACTTATTGCTCAGGTATTGTGGGGGCACCGTTTGCCTCTGGTATTAGGGCCTGCAACCGTCCTTTTGATAGGAATTATAGCTTCTCAAAGCAGCAGACCTGAGTTTATATCAACCTCTGTTTTTATAGGGGGTTTAGTACTGGCTTTGGTTGCTTTTTCCGGGCTTTTTGCTCATGTGCAGAAGCTATTTACGGTGAGAGTAGTTTCAGTAATCCTTATCCTTATAGCCTTTACCTTATCTCCCGTAATTCTTAACCTTATCTTTTCTCCTGAATCAGCCATCCCCCCTCTTTTCAACCTATCTTTTGCCATGCTGCTTTGTCTTGGTATGTTCACTGCTAATAAATTGCTAACCGGGGTCTGGAAAGCAACTGTAGTTGTCTTTGGTATTCTTTTCGGAAGCATTGCTCATGCTTTGTTGCAAACAGTTTTAGTCCCTGCCTCTTCTGCCTCCGTTCCAGAACTCCCCATGTTCAGCCTTTTCTTTGGAGATCTTTCGTTTAAATTTGCCCTTGATCCGGGAATCCTGCTCTCGTTCTTGTTCTGTTATCTTGCACTTTCCATAAACGATTTGGGTTCGATACAATCCGTAGGAGGTCTCTTAAACGCCAGCTCAATGGAAGAACGCGTCAGCAAAGGAGTTGGGATTACAGGGCTTGGAAATGTCACAGCAGGTCTTTTCGGAGTTGTCGGACCTGTTAATTTCTCTTTCAGCCCAGGGTTGATCACAGCCACGGGCTGCGCTTCACGCTATTCTTTGCTCCCAGCCGGTGTCGGATTGCTTATCCTGTCCTTTTTCCCCGCAGCAGTCAATTTTATCAGTAATATTCCTCCGGTAGTGATAGGAAGCGTTCTGGTCTATCTGATGAGTGCTCAGATAGCTTCAGGGTTGCTCATGCTTACAGAAAGAAGTGCCATCAGTGGGTTTAATGAAGGATTAATAGTCGGTTTTCCCATACTGATCGCAACGATTCTTGCCTTTATTCCTTCTGAGTTCCTGACAACTTTTCCTCCCATACTGAGACCAGTTGTAGGGAATGGGTTTGTTATGGGGGTAATTACTGTAATCTTGCTTGAACGCCTGATACTGAAGACTTAGAGTTAATACCAGAATAGGCATAAATAATCGAGCTTTTTCCGCAAATGCAGGCGTTCAGCCATTTTAATTTATTTTTGAAGTTTATTATCCTGATAGTTGTGCCCCTGCATCGAGCAATTCTGCTAACCAGATATCCGATTAAGGTTTGAGTTTTTGCTTTTCAAACCCGCCTTTGCAATATCCAAAAACTTCCAGTTCACATTCGCCTTTAAGAAATTCCCTCATTTTGCGGTCATAAATCCTCTGGACATGCTTTAAACTGTTTTTCCTGAAATGAGTTTTCACAGCTTCGAAAAAGTCAATCATCTGTTTAAGATAAGCTTCTTCATAAGCCCTGGTCTCCCGTGCAATTGCTTCACATTCCGAATCCTCAATTTTGGAATTATATCTCCCATGCTCGTTTAAGCCGCTAATCTGCCTCCAGTCCACTTTTCCAAATTCATCAGCTTCCTGATGGAGCATATAAGGATAGACCCTGCAAATTGTGGGACGATTGTCATAGATCTTGCATCTTTTATTCTCAAGGAAAACACAGGAGCCGTCAGGCTTTGTTCTCAGCGCATAGCCCGACACATAAAAATTCCCCTTCTGGTCACAAAACTCAGGATCTGGAGCAGGAGTAACGGCATCAGGGTCTATTTGCCTTATTATTTCCAGGTCTGCATCAAGCAGAAAAACATGGTCATTAAACTCATTAGTGCAGCAGCGTGCACAGAGTTCACATCTGAACCCCAGTTCTTTGATTATCCCAACAAATTCGGAGTCAGGAAACTTCTTTAATCCCGCAAGTTCTTCTCGCGCATCTTCAAGCCTCGATTCAATTTTATTCTTTTTTACGTTAATCACCTTTTAAGAAACAAGTTTTTCACAAAATTTTTCAAAAAAAGTATGATCAAAAACCGGCACAACAGTTTTGGTCAAGCGATGCCGCGCTTGCAGTTCAACGGTTTAATTACAATTTTTAGTCATATTCCAGTCTAATATCCGTAACATTTAACTACTAGCATTTCTCTTTATGATAAACCCAAGGCTTGATGACATTTATAATTTTGCACTTTCAGGCCACAAAGAACACCAGATATCCTCAAATATCATTGAGAATTATCAATTTAACGTTATCAACTCAGGAAATACCTGTTTGAATACTTGCTTATTGGGACTTGTCGGATAGAAGAAAAAATCCGCGGCAACCGGCAGTATCCAGCAACAAGCAAATACCTGCTACAACATGATAAATTACAAATTCAGAGAAAAATTAAGATGAAAATTTTAACGAGGAATGATAATGGGCAAAACCGGCAGCATTGAATGGGTAAAGATAAAAGGCAGAAAAGGCAGAGTAATTAAGGTCCCGAAATCAAACGCTCAAAAAGCACACCCAGGGCCCGCACAGCGATTTACTTCTTCTGGTCATAAGAGGCGCTTTATCAGAAGATCTCCAAAAGCTCTTGTAAAGTGATTTTAAGGGCTTTTAATTTTAACTTTTTTGAATACTTTTTTAAATATTCAAACCTTTTTTATTTTGAATCCTCTTGTTGTATAATTCTTTTTGAATTATGATTTCTTCTGTCCGATAATCTTTTAGATACTGTGTGTTATCTGGACTGTCATGCATATTCTAGGATTTAAAAATGATTCAGGGCAGTGTCAAGCCCATAAATCCAAAGCCAGATATGCAATGCTTACTCCTGAAAAGCAGAGAACAACATTAAGAAAAATATTGATGGAAAAAGAGAGACTTTGTCCTTCTTCAAGCAATTTGAAAGTTTCATATGCAAAGGTAGAAAATGTGGTAAAGGAACCTAAAATTCCTATGTTTATAAAATATACCACGGACTCGGGCTCCGAAGAAAATGTAAGAAGGGCAAGCGCAATAGTCCCTAAAAGATTTACTGTAAGCGTGCCCGCAGGGATATTCTTGATTCTGGGAACCCGGCTTGAGACCGTGTATCTGAGGCATGCCCCTATAAAACCACCTGCACCAATCAAGAGGAGTTTTCCAGGATCCGGAAAAGAAAGCATTTATTTATCCTCCCTGCCTGAAAGAGTCTTTATTACACTCTTGCCCATAAATACGCCAATCAGGGTAAGAAACAGGTTGGCACTGATATTTTCCAGGGCAGGAAAAAAGGGCATGGCGAAAGACTGGACTACAAACGTCGAGAATGTCGTAAACGCTCCCATAAATCCGGTTCCAAACGCAAGCTTTCCCCTTGGACCTATAAACTCGATGTATTCTGTATCGTACATAATCATGCCGAGCATAAAACTCCCAAGAACATTTACCGAAAGAGTGCCTAGATGCGCTTCCATGAGTTCACAAAGCAAAAACCGGGAAATAGCTCCCAGAAACCCACCCGCTCCTATAAGAAGGACTTTATCAATTTCATCATGCTTGGAAGGCATCACATTTCACTTTGAAAATCATTTAAGATTTAGGTTTTTTTGAAGATTTGAACTCGTAGGATTTCGCTCTGAAAGTCAAATCCTGAAAACCTTAACTACTAGATCTTAACTCTGGCTTTCCCCGATTGATTAGTCTTTGAAGTATAAAATTATATCCCATAAGGTGGGAAGACGCCTTCCTCAATCCAAAAGGATGCAGGGGTGGGGAGCTTAACTGCTGCTCTCTAAAAAAGTAAAGTAAACTTGCTGTAACCTTTTTTTCTTTAAATAACAGGGTTTGAAAAGGAGAAATTTTGAAAAATACAGGGCTTTTATTCTATCAAAAAGACATCCACTTCTTCTCCTTCATCATACCCTTCAATATCTTCGGGCACAAGCACGTACCCATCAGCCTTTGCAACCGAACTAAGGATCCCCGCTCCGGCTCCTGTAAGGGGGCGAACCTTATCCCCCTCAAAGGCAACACGGATAAAATTAACGTATCCTATTTTAGAACTGATTTTTGCAGCCAGGCGCCTTTTAAGAATAGGTTCGGGAACTTCAGGAATTGCTGCCAGTTTCCTGATTCCGGGACGAACAAAGAAGTAGAGAGCAACGAGTCCGGCGACAGGATAACCGGGAAGGCAGACAACAGGGACACTATTTATAATCCCAAGCGCTGTCGGTTTTCCTGGACTAGCTCCTATGCCGTGTAAGAG
The Methanosarcina thermophila TM-1 genome window above contains:
- a CDS encoding YkgJ family cysteine cluster protein yields the protein MINVKKNKIESRLEDAREELAGLKKFPDSEFVGIIKELGFRCELCARCCTNEFNDHVFLLDADLEIIRQIDPDAVTPAPDPEFCDQKGNFYVSGYALRTKPDGSCVFLENKRCKIYDNRPTICRVYPYMLHQEADEFGKVDWRQISGLNEHGRYNSKIEDSECEAIARETRAYEEAYLKQMIDFFEAVKTHFRKNSLKHVQRIYDRKMREFLKGECELEVFGYCKGGFEKQKLKP
- a CDS encoding CBS domain-containing protein, whose product is MPKNIFIEDIMVRDVACATLPGSRDEVLKILKNKHISGVPVLKDSKVVGIVTRTNLLQNPEEEQLALLMTRDPITIPPGSDLQTAARLLLKHGIRRLPVVDDGKLVGLVTVADLVGAIADMNIDIPIKDYVEKEVVAIYSETPLPVVARIMELAAVKAVPVLDANLELVGIISDRDIIAASIIEDSVEMSDMSSGLDDDAWTWESMRDTMSIYYSVSRIKVPNLIGRDVMIKEPITATYISSVSDCARKMKRNRIDQIPIINSNRKLQGLLRDHDLLKPLIEME
- the crcB gene encoding fluoride efflux transporter CrcB, encoding MLSFPDPGKLLLIGAGGFIGACLRYTVSSRVPRIKNIPAGTLTVNLLGTIALALLTFSSEPESVVYFINIGILGSFTTFSTFAYETFKLLEEGQSLSFSINIFLNVVLCFSGVSIAYLALDLWA
- a CDS encoding uracil-xanthine permease family protein → MEIIIYGLQWFVVSIPALLIIGKLIATMQYNDLGQQIIYIQKLIFVTSIVLIAQVLWGHRLPLVLGPATVLLIGIIASQSSRPEFISTSVFIGGLVLALVAFSGLFAHVQKLFTVRVVSVILILIAFTLSPVILNLIFSPESAIPPLFNLSFAMLLCLGMFTANKLLTGVWKATVVVFGILFGSIAHALLQTVLVPASSASVPELPMFSLFFGDLSFKFALDPGILLSFLFCYLALSINDLGSIQSVGGLLNASSMEERVSKGVGITGLGNVTAGLFGVVGPVNFSFSPGLITATGCASRYSLLPAGVGLLILSFFPAAVNFISNIPPVVIGSVLVYLMSAQIASGLLMLTERSAISGFNEGLIVGFPILIATILAFIPSEFLTTFPPILRPVVGNGFVMGVITVILLERLILKT
- a CDS encoding DUF5350 domain-containing protein, with protein sequence MGKTGSIEWVKIKGRKGRVIKVPKSNAQKAHPGPAQRFTSSGHKRRFIRRSPKALVK
- the crcB gene encoding fluoride efflux transporter CrcB — protein: MPSKHDEIDKVLLIGAGGFLGAISRFLLCELMEAHLGTLSVNVLGSFMLGMIMYDTEYIEFIGPRGKLAFGTGFMGAFTTFSTFVVQSFAMPFFPALENISANLFLTLIGVFMGKSVIKTLSGREDK
- a CDS encoding universal stress protein, which encodes MVSEFYRNIVIATDGSENSQRAVSYGIELAKLSGATVHALYVVDTTPFSSIPMDAGWEEMYEALRREGEKATYEVKKRGDVSGVEVREVLLEGHPSKEITDFAENNNVDLIVVGTLGKTGFDRFLMGSVAEKVVRGSKVPVLVVRSEKQS
- a CDS encoding amidohydrolase family protein — encoded protein: MYGAEQIIPGTIIAGSELEPIEGYVCIHRGVITEVEEERTHSKNIIAPCFVNAHTHLGDSVFKDPPLGKVSGYRTQKDLDALVKPPDGLKHRILRETPYKTLIECMRKSLLDMIETGTCAFADFREGGVVGVSALNKALEGLKLHPMILGRPAEPELPLPVVMAEVRRILLHSSGLGISGANDLDLELLESIAACTRQYRKFFAIHAGEKDASDIEEALSLEPDLLIHLTNATKRDLEYVADAKIPVVVCPRSNLITGAGMPPIAEMLEAGIRVAAGTDNVMLNSVNMFAEMEFMSKVFSIDDRQVFKICTLNGSFVMGPDSTGSIQKGNKANLMILNGSSNNLAGIKNPISGITRRARPDDILSVLHS
- a CDS encoding 2,5-diamino-6-(ribosylamino)-4(3H)-pyrimidinone 5'-phosphate reductase; protein product: MEKPFIFINSAMSADGKLSTKERKQVRISGKLDFERVDELRAQADAIMVGIGTVLSDDPSLTVKSQERRAARKAAGKDENPVRIVVDSSARTPLDADIFKKGEGTRIIAVSNSAPAEKVRKLEEKAVVIRTGTEKVDLEELVRKLKEMGIKTIMVEGGATLNWGMLSAGLVDEIYTFVGNLIIGGKTAPTFTDGEGFTEAELLGLELLSAEKIEDGILLKWKVKKGN